Proteins encoded by one window of uncultured Draconibacterium sp.:
- a CDS encoding DUF1254 domain-containing protein has translation MKKYIIIFATVVVSLFSSCSQQQKKLTPGKARQIAEEAYIYAYPMLEHYKMMFASAMYPESGAYTAPFNVLANNSRLNGPKDTIIVRPNNDTFYSSVFFDLSGQPQILEVPAITDGRYYSFQIIDMYTHNIDYVGTRKTGFDAGKYMFVGPNWNGEIPEGINKVIHSEGNYLLALGRTQVFGPDDVENAQKLMTGYKVLSLNEYLGNVSAAVIPSNPEFPPYNPQKVADANFITYLNALMSQGPIHPDEKEMFGRFAKIGIEPGKLFDPENMNPEIVDSINEGIKSGMEKIKEESMNMGERKNGWQLIADSFGTREAMKGKYLRRAAAAYFGLWGNDLEEAFYPETTFDADGEELDCSKHDYILHFEADELPPAKAFWSMTMYKLPEQLLLDNEINRYVIGSATKGLKYNKDGSLDIYIQKENPGTDKVSNWLPANNGQFSLQSRIYWPEPDELDPLYAPPAIKKIN, from the coding sequence ATGAAAAAGTATATAATCATTTTTGCAACAGTTGTTGTTTCACTTTTTTCATCGTGCAGCCAGCAGCAAAAAAAGCTAACACCCGGAAAGGCCAGGCAAATTGCCGAAGAAGCATACATTTATGCCTACCCCATGCTGGAACATTATAAAATGATGTTTGCCTCGGCCATGTACCCTGAATCGGGTGCTTACACTGCACCGTTTAATGTACTGGCAAATAATTCGCGTTTAAACGGGCCAAAAGATACTATCATTGTCCGTCCCAATAACGATACTTTTTATTCCTCGGTGTTTTTTGATCTGTCAGGTCAGCCACAAATACTGGAAGTGCCTGCAATTACTGACGGGAGGTATTATTCGTTCCAGATTATTGATATGTATACCCACAACATTGACTATGTAGGCACACGCAAAACAGGTTTTGATGCCGGAAAATATATGTTCGTTGGACCAAACTGGAATGGCGAAATACCCGAAGGGATAAATAAGGTTATTCATTCAGAAGGAAACTATCTTTTAGCTTTAGGACGTACGCAGGTTTTTGGTCCCGACGATGTTGAAAATGCCCAAAAGTTGATGACAGGCTATAAAGTACTTTCGCTGAATGAGTACCTGGGCAATGTATCAGCGGCTGTGATACCTTCCAACCCGGAATTTCCTCCATATAACCCGCAAAAGGTAGCTGATGCAAACTTTATAACATATTTAAATGCTTTGATGTCACAAGGACCAATTCATCCGGATGAAAAAGAGATGTTTGGTCGCTTTGCTAAAATTGGAATTGAACCGGGAAAACTATTCGATCCTGAAAATATGAATCCCGAAATTGTAGATTCAATAAACGAGGGAATTAAATCCGGGATGGAAAAAATAAAAGAAGAATCGATGAACATGGGCGAAAGGAAAAATGGCTGGCAGTTGATAGCCGATTCTTTTGGTACCCGTGAAGCCATGAAGGGGAAATACCTGAGAAGAGCCGCCGCAGCTTATTTTGGACTTTGGGGAAATGATTTGGAAGAAGCTTTTTATCCAGAAACTACTTTTGATGCAGATGGTGAAGAGCTTGATTGTTCGAAACATGACTACATTTTGCATTTCGAGGCCGATGAACTTCCTCCTGCCAAAGCATTTTGGTCGATGACTATGTATAAACTACCGGAACAACTGCTTCTCGATAATGAAATTAACCGATACGTAATTGGTAGTGCAACCAAAGGGTTAAAATACAACAAAGACGGTTCTCTGGATATTTATATTCAAAAAGAGAATCCGGGAACAGATAAAGTTTCAAACTGGTTACCTGCCAACAATGGCCAGTTTTCACTTCAGTCACGCATTTATTGGCCCGAACCCGATGAGCTCGATCCTTTGTATGCACCGCCTGCAATTAAAAAGATTAATTAG
- a CDS encoding DUF1254 domain-containing protein, which translates to MKIKFILSAFIGILFLGCTQQTKLAPDEARQIAKKAYIYGFPMVVNYKTMYAYALDKNSPEFKGEFNQKSCEARLFTPEDKAVVTPNSDTPYCMFWCDIHTEPAVITVPDIEPERYYSFQLVDLYTHNFAYIGTLTTGNKAGTFLIASTGWKGEKPDGIDEIIRCETDAFFVVVRTQLMGDDDLDNVKKIQDSYRLQMLSGFLGQEAPTAKVDIHFPEWNEGDQFTAESFKYLDVMLKMTKPVESEVELRKQFARLGIGTDEGFNLSNFDEDVQQAISEGVKYGFTEIEEFIKEHSGDPLGSAKMFGTREFLTKSAIENYNLDNLFLPRAVAGHMGLYGNSGFEAIYPTYLVDADRKPLNAAEYKYTITFKADDLPPVKAFWSLSMYDGKTQLFIHNKLVRYLINSNNIKDFVYSDDGSITIYIQKDSPGAALEANWLPAPDGPFYIVMRLYGPKEAALTGEWVNPPIIKSK; encoded by the coding sequence ATGAAAATAAAGTTTATCCTTTCAGCATTCATCGGAATTTTATTTCTTGGATGTACCCAACAAACAAAATTAGCACCCGACGAAGCCCGACAAATTGCAAAAAAAGCTTACATCTATGGGTTCCCAATGGTAGTGAATTATAAAACGATGTACGCTTACGCCCTGGATAAAAATTCGCCGGAATTCAAAGGAGAGTTTAACCAAAAATCGTGCGAAGCCAGGCTTTTTACTCCTGAAGACAAAGCAGTGGTAACTCCAAATTCAGATACGCCTTATTGTATGTTCTGGTGCGATATTCACACCGAACCGGCGGTTATTACTGTTCCCGATATTGAGCCAGAGCGTTATTATTCGTTTCAACTGGTGGATTTGTACACGCACAATTTTGCTTATATCGGCACCCTGACTACAGGAAATAAGGCTGGGACATTTTTAATAGCTTCAACAGGCTGGAAAGGAGAAAAACCGGATGGAATTGATGAAATTATTCGATGCGAAACCGACGCATTTTTTGTGGTGGTGCGAACTCAATTAATGGGAGACGACGATCTTGATAACGTAAAAAAAATACAGGATTCTTACCGATTACAAATGTTAAGCGGTTTTCTGGGACAGGAAGCTCCGACAGCGAAAGTTGATATCCATTTCCCGGAATGGAATGAGGGTGATCAGTTTACGGCAGAGTCGTTTAAATACCTTGATGTAATGTTGAAAATGACCAAACCTGTGGAATCGGAAGTTGAATTGCGCAAACAATTTGCCCGTTTGGGAATTGGAACAGATGAAGGTTTTAATCTCAGTAATTTCGATGAGGATGTTCAGCAGGCTATTTCAGAAGGAGTAAAATACGGTTTTACTGAAATTGAAGAATTTATAAAAGAGCATAGTGGAGATCCTCTGGGAAGTGCCAAAATGTTTGGAACTCGTGAGTTTTTAACAAAAAGTGCAATTGAAAATTATAATTTAGACAATCTTTTCCTGCCAAGAGCAGTTGCTGGCCATATGGGACTTTACGGCAATTCAGGCTTCGAAGCAATTTATCCAACTTATTTAGTAGACGCTGATAGAAAGCCATTGAATGCGGCAGAATATAAGTATACCATTACTTTTAAAGCCGATGATCTTCCTCCGGTGAAAGCATTTTGGTCATTAAGTATGTACGATGGTAAAACGCAGCTCTTTATTCACAATAAACTGGTTCGATATCTTATAAACTCAAACAATATTAAGGATTTTGTTTATAGCGATGACGGATCAATAACTATTTATATTCAGAAAGATTCGCCTGGAGCAGCTTTAGAAGCTAACTGGCTGCCAGCTCCTGATGGGCCATTTTATATTGTTATGCGTTTATATGGCCCTAAAGAGGCTGCCTTAACCGGCGAATGGGTAAATCCACCAATTATTAAATCCAAATAA
- a CDS encoding phosphatase PAP2 family protein, which produces MKNHIASRILIVSLFLFFAFGCTQPSKVEVAPATSLSLEVKEVRPGILQGYLSETEFPDSYALLPPPPTEGSIAWQLDQEKAAYFVALDDEERKQQAIQDADLSFPAALKAFNPVLPVKISEETTPVTYLLIRRTLADAGLSTYAAKTHYQRPRPFMVNNTPICTPEEEEVLRKDGSYPSGHTAVGWAWALILTELFPDQTDAILHRGKEFGISRNVCNVHWHSDVEAGRTMGAVTVARLHANTQFLIDIKAAKREIQSLKK; this is translated from the coding sequence ATGAAAAATCATATCGCATCAAGAATTTTAATTGTAAGCCTATTTTTATTTTTTGCTTTTGGATGTACACAACCTTCAAAGGTTGAAGTTGCTCCCGCAACCTCACTTTCGCTCGAAGTAAAAGAAGTCCGTCCGGGCATATTACAAGGCTATTTATCTGAAACCGAATTTCCTGATAGCTATGCACTTTTACCTCCGCCTCCCACAGAGGGAAGCATCGCCTGGCAACTCGACCAGGAAAAAGCTGCATATTTCGTAGCCCTCGATGATGAAGAACGCAAACAACAAGCTATTCAGGATGCCGACCTTTCATTCCCGGCTGCACTGAAAGCTTTTAATCCTGTATTACCAGTAAAAATAAGCGAGGAAACCACTCCGGTTACCTATTTGCTCATAAGGCGCACATTAGCCGATGCAGGACTTTCTACCTATGCAGCAAAAACACACTACCAGCGTCCCCGTCCGTTTATGGTAAACAACACACCTATTTGCACCCCTGAAGAAGAAGAGGTTTTGCGTAAAGATGGTTCGTATCCTTCCGGGCATACCGCAGTTGGCTGGGCATGGGCATTAATCCTTACCGAACTTTTTCCTGATCAAACCGATGCCATACTCCATAGGGGAAAGGAATTTGGTATCAGTCGAAATGTATGCAATGTGCATTGGCACTCAGACGTGGAAGCCGGAAGAACAATGGGAGCCGTTACCGTAGCCCGTTTACATGCCAATACACAGTTCCTCATTGATATAAAAGCTGCAAAAAGAGAAATTCAATCACTTAAAAAATAG
- a CDS encoding DUF1254 domain-containing protein, which translates to MKLFISTLFVFLGVLSLQAQSQKMKMTTDIPQGISMPNEVETRIGNLYFKDGFPSKETSELLKDYLVFNRAVDVFLDEMSASSMYAMRNGYKEMGIVKSNQMAIFETLMDSKALWLTANTETVYAANFLDLKTDNALVIEAPANVLGILDDMWMRYVADVGNAGPDKGKGGKYLILSPDYEGEIPAGYYTFKSRTYGVWFIVRGFMVNGDTKPAVDNIKKHLKIYPLAKADNPPAMEFKNVSGVAHNTIHPNNYEFYEELDKLIQSEHPDAINAEQKGRLALLGISKGHAFELDENKKQILNEAALTGAGIARTISFDSDDDMVYFYDDDKTWFSAFAIGNHEFMSKEGWLHLDARTMFMYNATGITPAMAIEMVGVGSQYAAAAKDADGKFLDGSKTYKLNIPANVPAKDFWSILLYDSQTRSMLQTDQRFPSISSMAERVQQNSDGSTDVYFGPKPPEGKEGNWVQTVPGKGFWLILRLYGPLEPWFDKTWRPGKIIPID; encoded by the coding sequence ATGAAACTATTTATAAGTACACTTTTCGTCTTTCTTGGTGTTTTGAGCTTGCAGGCACAAAGCCAAAAAATGAAAATGACCACAGATATTCCGCAAGGAATTAGTATGCCTAACGAGGTTGAAACCCGCATTGGAAATCTTTATTTCAAGGATGGGTTTCCTTCTAAGGAAACATCTGAGCTATTAAAAGATTACCTGGTATTTAACAGGGCGGTTGATGTTTTTTTAGATGAAATGTCAGCCTCTTCGATGTATGCTATGCGCAACGGGTATAAAGAAATGGGTATTGTTAAATCGAACCAGATGGCCATTTTTGAAACCTTAATGGACTCGAAAGCACTTTGGCTAACTGCCAATACCGAAACGGTGTATGCTGCTAACTTTTTAGATCTGAAAACCGATAACGCATTAGTTATTGAAGCTCCGGCAAATGTGCTCGGAATTTTGGATGATATGTGGATGCGTTACGTTGCCGATGTAGGTAATGCCGGACCAGATAAAGGAAAAGGTGGCAAATACCTGATTCTTTCTCCCGATTACGAAGGGGAAATTCCGGCAGGTTATTACACATTTAAATCACGCACTTATGGCGTTTGGTTTATAGTAAGAGGTTTTATGGTTAATGGCGACACCAAACCAGCAGTTGACAATATTAAAAAACACCTTAAAATTTATCCATTGGCAAAGGCCGACAATCCACCGGCTATGGAGTTTAAAAATGTTTCGGGTGTGGCACATAATACCATACATCCCAATAATTATGAGTTTTATGAGGAATTGGACAAACTTATCCAAAGCGAGCACCCTGATGCAATAAACGCTGAACAAAAAGGCCGTTTGGCATTGTTGGGAATAAGTAAAGGACATGCGTTTGAGTTAGATGAAAATAAAAAACAGATATTGAACGAAGCTGCCTTAACCGGTGCAGGCATAGCCCGTACTATTTCTTTCGACTCCGATGATGACATGGTTTATTTTTATGATGATGATAAAACATGGTTTAGCGCTTTTGCCATAGGTAATCACGAATTTATGTCGAAAGAGGGTTGGCTGCACCTCGATGCACGTACCATGTTTATGTACAATGCCACAGGAATTACTCCGGCAATGGCCATTGAAATGGTTGGTGTAGGATCGCAATATGCAGCAGCGGCAAAAGATGCCGATGGCAAGTTTCTGGATGGTTCAAAAACGTACAAACTAAACATTCCGGCCAATGTTCCGGCAAAAGATTTCTGGTCTATTCTATTGTACGATTCACAAACCCGCTCCATGCTACAAACCGACCAGCGATTTCCAAGTATCAGCAGCATGGCTGAAAGGGTTCAACAAAACAGCGACGGCTCAACCGATGTATACTTTGGACCCAAACCACCCGAAGGAAAGGAAGGCAACTGGGTGCAAACCGTTCCGGGCAAAGGATTTTGGTTAATTCTGAGGTTATATGGTCCTCTTGAGCCCTGGTTTGATAAAACGTGGAGACCCGGAAAAATTATTCCAATAGATTAA
- a CDS encoding DUF1254 domain-containing protein, whose translation MKVRFYFITITLACLVLTACNPQTNQIEKTQAPQVIEWEYQIAYQRGMEAVTWSLPAVSMICMRNASFNLGGGYNTVYWLSEIPTAKQEALTANNQTPYANVYLNTKNGPVVLDIPPASNKTALFGSAVDIWQEPIADIGPAGADAGKGGKYVFLPPDYDGSEIEGCINVPSGSYQVFVALRCIPIGGATFKEAAEYAKNINAYSLAEINNPPQGNYIDIAGKHLPTLPDYDFSYFGYIKELMDTEPLQKRDMVMGGMLASIGIEKDKPFIPNDKVKSALTKAIADGYNYLEYMFETPGFSLIKQWEGRQWMNIREPSNDGFVFDEGEYLLMDERGSLFHWATFFPRHLGKATAYLNAMQDADGNLLKGEKQYKLTVPAEVPARDFWSVIVYSKKTKAWIYNDLGRVGLSSYDKENMKLNDDGSVDIFFSETAPEGMESNWIPTNGEDFFLLFRFYGPQESYFDKSFVLPDVQLLK comes from the coding sequence ATGAAAGTAAGATTTTATTTCATTACAATTACCCTTGCATGTTTAGTATTAACAGCGTGCAATCCTCAAACAAATCAAATAGAAAAGACACAAGCTCCCCAAGTTATTGAATGGGAATATCAAATAGCCTACCAGCGGGGAATGGAGGCAGTAACATGGTCGTTGCCAGCTGTGAGTATGATTTGTATGCGCAATGCCAGTTTTAATCTGGGCGGAGGTTACAATACGGTGTACTGGTTATCGGAAATTCCTACAGCCAAACAGGAGGCGTTAACCGCCAACAATCAAACTCCGTATGCCAATGTATATTTAAACACGAAAAACGGACCGGTTGTATTGGATATCCCTCCGGCTTCGAACAAAACGGCTTTATTTGGCAGTGCTGTTGATATCTGGCAGGAACCCATCGCGGATATTGGCCCGGCCGGAGCCGATGCCGGAAAAGGAGGAAAATATGTTTTTCTTCCTCCAGATTACGATGGCAGTGAAATTGAAGGCTGCATCAACGTGCCTTCCGGCTCGTACCAGGTTTTTGTGGCTTTACGATGCATACCAATTGGCGGTGCTACCTTCAAGGAAGCTGCAGAATACGCCAAAAACATTAATGCCTATAGTTTGGCTGAAATAAATAATCCACCACAAGGTAATTACATTGACATTGCCGGAAAACATTTGCCAACCCTTCCTGATTACGATTTTAGCTACTTCGGGTACATTAAAGAATTAATGGATACCGAACCACTACAGAAAAGAGACATGGTAATGGGCGGAATGCTGGCATCTATTGGAATAGAGAAGGACAAGCCCTTTATCCCAAATGATAAAGTTAAAAGTGCATTAACAAAAGCAATAGCCGATGGCTACAACTACCTGGAGTACATGTTTGAAACACCCGGATTCTCGCTTATCAAACAATGGGAAGGAAGGCAGTGGATGAATATTAGAGAGCCATCGAATGACGGATTTGTGTTCGACGAAGGTGAATACTTGCTAATGGACGAACGGGGCAGCCTGTTTCACTGGGCTACATTTTTCCCTCGACATTTGGGAAAAGCAACAGCCTATCTGAATGCAATGCAAGATGCAGACGGAAATTTACTTAAAGGTGAAAAACAATACAAATTAACGGTACCGGCCGAAGTTCCGGCGCGCGATTTTTGGTCGGTGATTGTGTATAGCAAAAAAACCAAAGCCTGGATTTATAACGATTTGGGAAGAGTAGGTTTATCATCGTACGACAAGGAAAATATGAAATTAAACGACGACGGTTCAGTGGATATCTTTTTCAGCGAAACAGCTCCCGAAGGAATGGAATCGAACTGGATTCCCACCAATGGCGAAGATTTTTTCCTGCTTTTCCGCTTTTATGGCCCGCAGGAAAGTTACTTCGACAAAAGCTTTGTATTACCCGATGTTCAACTTCTAAAATAA
- a CDS encoding BamA/TamA family outer membrane protein — protein sequence MKKHIILLLLLQLCNFTFAIEKQDSLKKVSYAAIPIIDYDKTFGLSGGALVQAFYKLNQNDTISPSSSTGIFGIYSTNNTFFTAAFQQMYFNEDRWRVMMAGGFGNINFQYWQEIPVSEGVFIGFNTKATFTLLRVERKIFDQLYIGVNGIYSKAKTGYDLPDWVPDSLKSEKVNMHNIGYQLNYDKREHQLNPYGGYNIEFKHAVYSEWLNSSSNFNNFEFTYNHYFKIKNEKNILATRFKADISTGDVPFQGQNVVGQDDIRGYTSGKYRNNQVYAIQAEYRWRFYKKLGMVGFMGLATAVDSFSEIPDHELLPGIGVGFRFMMIEKERVNIGIDIAQGKDDWGLYFRIGESFGR from the coding sequence ATGAAGAAACATATAATCCTCTTACTTTTATTACAACTATGTAATTTTACTTTTGCAATAGAAAAACAAGATTCTTTAAAAAAAGTATCGTACGCGGCTATACCAATTATTGACTATGACAAAACATTCGGATTAAGCGGTGGTGCTCTGGTACAGGCCTTTTACAAGTTAAATCAAAACGATACAATTTCACCCTCCTCCTCTACCGGCATTTTTGGAATTTATTCAACAAACAATACATTTTTTACGGCCGCATTTCAGCAAATGTATTTTAACGAAGATAGGTGGAGGGTGATGATGGCCGGAGGATTTGGAAATATTAATTTCCAGTATTGGCAAGAAATTCCTGTTTCAGAGGGAGTATTCATTGGATTTAATACAAAAGCAACATTTACTTTATTACGCGTTGAAAGAAAAATTTTCGATCAACTTTATATTGGTGTTAACGGGATATATTCAAAAGCTAAAACCGGATACGACCTTCCCGACTGGGTGCCCGACAGCTTAAAATCGGAAAAAGTAAATATGCACAACATCGGGTATCAGTTGAATTATGATAAGCGCGAACATCAACTAAATCCTTATGGCGGTTACAATATTGAATTTAAACACGCGGTTTATTCCGAATGGTTAAACAGCAGTTCCAACTTCAATAACTTTGAATTTACCTATAATCACTATTTCAAAATCAAAAACGAAAAAAACATTCTGGCCACTCGTTTTAAGGCCGATATTTCAACCGGAGACGTTCCTTTTCAGGGACAAAATGTAGTTGGACAAGATGACATTCGGGGGTATACTTCGGGAAAATACCGCAACAATCAGGTTTATGCAATCCAGGCAGAATACCGTTGGCGCTTTTATAAAAAACTGGGCATGGTTGGTTTTATGGGGCTGGCTACTGCTGTAGATAGTTTCTCGGAAATACCCGATCACGAATTGTTGCCGGGCATCGGTGTTGGTTTTCGATTTATGATGATTGAAAAGGAACGCGTTAATATAGGTATTGATATTGCCCAGGGGAAAGACGACTGGGGATTGTATTTCAGGATTGGAGAGTCTTTTGGGCGATAA
- a CDS encoding TetR/AcrR family transcriptional regulator has translation MKKKWLNEGYKQFAKYGPDKLSINNISRAVGLSRASFYHYFGEVNIFIDELLEMHWNISEEFKETGKKRCKNLIPDLYNLLAEYPIPLQFGLQLFHHRHQPQLNLLFIKSYEAISQAFALELFAKSLKLNACDVTVSDLWITVGEAWYSRIDPEDLSSITLQRHAKEILHTVNRIVNSKLYESFNATF, from the coding sequence ATGAAAAAGAAATGGCTTAACGAAGGCTACAAACAGTTTGCAAAATACGGCCCGGATAAACTTAGCATTAATAACATCAGCAGAGCTGTAGGATTATCCAGAGCTTCTTTCTATCATTATTTTGGTGAAGTGAATATATTTATTGATGAATTGCTGGAAATGCACTGGAACATTTCGGAGGAATTTAAAGAAACAGGAAAAAAGAGATGCAAAAACCTAATTCCCGATTTGTATAATTTATTGGCAGAATATCCTATTCCGCTACAATTTGGTTTGCAACTGTTTCATCATCGACACCAACCTCAATTAAATCTTCTGTTCATAAAATCTTACGAAGCTATTTCACAAGCATTCGCCTTGGAGTTGTTCGCCAAATCATTAAAGTTAAATGCGTGCGACGTTACAGTATCTGATTTATGGATTACTGTAGGCGAAGCCTGGTACTCCAGAATTGATCCTGAAGATTTATCTTCAATAACACTTCAACGACATGCAAAAGAAATATTGCATACCGTAAATCGTATAGTCAATTCAAAGTTGTACGAATCTTTTAACGCAACATTTTAA
- a CDS encoding outer membrane beta-barrel protein, producing the protein MKKLVLLLVFIHSFASVFSQSPDESKFRLGIGAAYVSEVESTGLGIKGIYEITEKWEVALSYSHVFENLGLSWEIVDLDGHFVFFDNDKKLNAYALAGIAFNFWKRETLLTNDTRTGSYTGLNIGAGLNIALSKRINLTPELRGTLFDLSYTRLGLSVQYMF; encoded by the coding sequence ATGAAAAAATTAGTCTTATTATTAGTATTCATTCATTCTTTTGCAAGTGTTTTTTCTCAATCGCCTGATGAATCAAAATTTCGGTTAGGCATTGGGGCAGCATATGTTTCTGAGGTAGAAAGTACCGGCTTAGGAATTAAGGGAATATACGAAATAACAGAGAAATGGGAAGTTGCCCTTTCGTATTCGCACGTCTTTGAAAATTTAGGACTCAGTTGGGAGATTGTCGATCTGGATGGTCATTTTGTCTTTTTCGATAATGATAAAAAACTTAATGCCTATGCACTTGCAGGTATAGCTTTTAATTTTTGGAAACGCGAAACGCTTCTTACTAATGACACAAGGACTGGTTCTTATACTGGTTTGAATATAGGTGCAGGCCTCAACATTGCTCTTTCAAAACGAATTAATTTAACGCCAGAATTACGGGGAACTTTGTTTGATCTGTCGTATACCAGACTCGGGCTATCGGTTCAATATATGTTTTAG
- a CDS encoding transporter, protein MKSKLHTSRKLKNVLKKLNQLVGIVFLICCFIPAKGQQVSPVQGGHYAPGVKNIRDLATPPSGLFVLWYNAYVHSNKYYDKNGNGLTNIPISNFLPNLHDVEVNTDLSAFTSIPSIFWASNATVLGEAKYLAGISVNYFSADASFITERSGIIGDNTYTNTFEGKNSGFTDLFIAPVGLSWQVDQFDLTFMYGFYAPTGKYTSGSADNIGLGFWTHQFQGYGYYYPVEDKSTALMFGLTFEANSKIKDMDVKPGNRFSLEWGISQYLTERLELGIMGGHNWQVTRDKGEDVYWNDSYYDRKSTINANFGYWIMKEHMQLNLKYGFDFGMQQRFRNNSVLLNLLFIPDILNGKE, encoded by the coding sequence ATGAAATCAAAGTTACATACCTCTCGGAAACTAAAAAATGTATTAAAAAAACTTAATCAATTAGTTGGCATCGTTTTTTTAATATGTTGTTTTATACCCGCAAAAGGTCAGCAAGTATCACCAGTCCAGGGAGGACATTATGCTCCTGGAGTGAAAAATATTCGAGATTTAGCAACGCCTCCCTCTGGTTTATTTGTATTGTGGTATAATGCATATGTGCATAGCAATAAATACTATGATAAAAATGGAAATGGCCTAACTAACATCCCCATCAGTAATTTTCTTCCCAATCTCCATGATGTTGAAGTAAATACAGACCTTTCTGCTTTTACAAGCATTCCTTCAATATTCTGGGCTTCAAACGCTACCGTATTGGGGGAAGCAAAATATTTGGCTGGTATCTCAGTAAATTATTTTTCAGCAGATGCTTCTTTTATTACAGAACGAAGTGGAATTATTGGTGATAATACCTATACTAATACTTTTGAAGGCAAAAATTCTGGATTTACGGATTTATTTATTGCACCTGTCGGTCTATCTTGGCAGGTCGATCAATTCGACTTAACATTTATGTATGGTTTTTATGCTCCTACAGGAAAATACACATCGGGATCTGCTGATAATATTGGACTCGGTTTTTGGACACATCAATTTCAAGGGTATGGATATTATTACCCAGTTGAGGACAAATCCACAGCATTAATGTTTGGTTTAACGTTTGAAGCTAACAGTAAAATTAAAGATATGGATGTTAAACCGGGAAATCGGTTTTCATTAGAATGGGGTATTAGCCAATATCTAACAGAACGATTGGAGCTAGGCATTATGGGGGGGCATAACTGGCAAGTAACTAGAGATAAAGGAGAAGATGTTTATTGGAATGACTCTTATTATGACCGTAAGAGCACCATTAATGCAAATTTTGGATATTGGATAATGAAAGAGCATATGCAACTCAATTTAAAATATGGATTTGACTTTGGTATGCAACAACGATTCAGAAATAATTCGGTTTTACTAAACCTTTTATTTATTCCGGATATCCTGAATGGAAAAGAATAA